A stretch of Carnobacterium iners DNA encodes these proteins:
- a CDS encoding NAD(P)H-hydrate dehydratase yields the protein MKKLDKATVQSIVPKRKNTSYKGDYGKVLLIGGNESMGGAIILTALAAVYSGAGLVTVATAKRNHISLHAQLPEAMVIDWDDYRQLENQLKEATVIAIGPGMGTSDHSLHLLCFILAEITKEQRVLIDGSAITLMAKHDLAVPNDQTIFTPHLGEWERLSGLEPAKQNPILNQVKQKQLHATIVLKQHRTEIYFEEDSWQNQGGNPAMATGGMGDTLAGIVASLIAQLPDLKSGVLAGVFLHSYIGDQLAQKQYVVLPSQLIKQLPVTLKDFSII from the coding sequence ATGAAGAAATTAGATAAAGCGACTGTTCAGTCTATTGTACCTAAACGTAAAAATACGAGCTACAAAGGAGACTATGGAAAAGTATTACTAATTGGCGGCAACGAATCAATGGGCGGAGCCATTATTCTAACCGCTTTAGCTGCTGTTTATAGTGGCGCTGGATTGGTCACGGTTGCTACAGCTAAGAGGAACCATATTTCTTTACACGCACAACTTCCAGAAGCTATGGTGATCGACTGGGACGACTACCGACAACTCGAAAATCAACTAAAAGAAGCTACCGTCATTGCTATCGGACCTGGAATGGGAACTTCGGATCATTCTCTTCATTTGCTTTGTTTTATTTTAGCTGAAATCACTAAAGAACAACGGGTTCTCATCGACGGTTCTGCTATTACTCTAATGGCTAAACATGACCTAGCTGTTCCGAATGATCAGACGATTTTCACTCCTCATCTAGGAGAATGGGAGCGACTAAGCGGATTGGAACCTGCAAAACAAAACCCTATTCTAAATCAAGTCAAACAAAAGCAATTACACGCAACCATCGTTTTGAAACAGCATCGAACAGAAATTTATTTTGAAGAAGACAGTTGGCAAAATCAAGGTGGCAATCCTGCAATGGCGACTGGTGGTATGGGCGATACTTTAGCTGGTATAGTGGCTAGTTTAATTGCTCAGCTACCAGATTTGAAATCAGGCGTATTAGCTGGCGTTTTTTTGCATAGCTATATTGGTGATCAGCTAGCCCAAAAGCAATACGTTGTCTTACCCTCCCAACTAATTAAACAGCTACCTGTTACCTTAAAAGACTTTTCTATTATCTAG
- a CDS encoding putative polysaccharide biosynthesis protein, translating into MSKDKVEEKGLVSEKSSREKMVSGSAWMTGGSILSRLLGALYIIPWMAWMGNQEVANSANALYTIGYTPYALFLNIATAGVPSAIAKQVSYYNALGEYKISQDIYKKGLQVMAVTGVAAAALMYVIAPFIAANSPTASLSDGTQVIRSLSWALLIIPCMSVTRGFIQGHHTMAPSAISQFIEQLARVIFMLAAVYLIRIVFNGEIVDAVTASTFGAFVGALFSIVYLLTIIRKKKPELDYNLAHSKNNIKISTNEIFKSIIKTAIPFIIIGSGITLFQIIDQFTFAPIMKTVSELTAKQIENSYAIAAGNANKLIMIVISLAGSMAITSVPLIADLLAKKKMKDVRRQLSDSIQLFFFIMLPAAIGMAVISKSLYTVFYGYSAFGTGILQLSSFMSIFLGLFVLLGSTLQAADQTKPALSAMGIGLVVKLAVQYPALSILGTYGMLVSNIIGFGVTVLLMLWAMYKMTKLNINFLLRRLLLMVLITTGMALIVFIAQKGIAIFFAPTDRFGALINMTISSSLGGIFYFYASLKTRLADRLLGSRVQRLRTKLKIK; encoded by the coding sequence ATGTCAAAGGATAAAGTTGAAGAAAAAGGGCTAGTCAGCGAAAAAAGTTCAAGAGAGAAAATGGTCAGTGGATCTGCTTGGATGACCGGAGGCAGTATTTTATCCCGTCTGTTAGGCGCATTGTATATTATTCCTTGGATGGCATGGATGGGAAATCAAGAAGTAGCCAATTCTGCTAACGCACTGTACACGATTGGGTATACTCCGTACGCACTATTCTTAAATATTGCAACGGCCGGTGTACCTTCAGCAATTGCAAAGCAAGTATCGTATTATAATGCATTAGGGGAGTATAAAATCAGTCAAGATATTTACAAAAAAGGGTTGCAAGTAATGGCTGTCACAGGAGTTGCAGCAGCAGCATTGATGTATGTCATTGCTCCATTTATTGCTGCAAACAGTCCAACAGCATCGTTAAGTGACGGAACACAGGTTATTCGTTCATTAAGTTGGGCATTACTGATTATTCCTTGTATGAGTGTAACTAGAGGATTTATTCAAGGTCATCACACGATGGCACCTTCAGCTATTTCGCAATTTATTGAACAATTAGCTCGGGTCATCTTTATGTTGGCGGCTGTTTATCTGATTCGAATCGTATTTAATGGCGAAATTGTTGATGCTGTAACCGCCTCAACATTTGGTGCGTTTGTTGGTGCCTTATTCAGTATCGTCTATTTATTAACTATCATTCGAAAAAAGAAGCCAGAATTAGATTATAATTTAGCTCATAGTAAAAATAATATTAAGATATCAACAAATGAGATCTTTAAATCAATTATTAAGACTGCTATTCCATTTATTATTATTGGATCAGGTATTACTTTGTTCCAAATCATTGATCAATTTACCTTTGCACCTATTATGAAGACTGTATCAGAGTTGACAGCGAAACAAATAGAAAATAGTTATGCCATTGCAGCGGGCAACGCAAATAAATTGATTATGATCGTTATTTCGTTAGCGGGCTCAATGGCTATTACCTCTGTTCCACTGATTGCTGACTTACTAGCAAAAAAGAAAATGAAAGATGTGAGAAGACAGTTAAGTGATAGTATTCAACTTTTTTTCTTTATTATGTTGCCAGCAGCAATAGGAATGGCAGTTATTTCAAAATCATTGTATACCGTATTTTATGGGTATAGCGCATTTGGTACGGGAATTCTACAGTTATCTTCTTTCATGAGTATTTTTCTTGGGTTATTTGTTCTATTAGGTTCGACGCTTCAAGCAGCCGATCAAACAAAGCCAGCTTTAAGCGCGATGGGCATTGGATTAGTTGTGAAATTAGCTGTTCAATACCCGGCTTTATCGATTCTTGGCACATACGGTATGTTAGTATCCAATATAATAGGATTTGGTGTAACGGTCCTTTTAATGTTATGGGCTATGTATAAGATGACTAAATTAAATATTAACTTTTTATTGAGACGTCTATTACTCATGGTGTTAATCACAACAGGGATGGCATTGATTGTTTTTATTGCTCAAAAAGGGATAGCTATCTTCTTTGCACCGACAGATCGATTTGGTGCGTTAATCAATATGACAATATCCTCTTCTCTAGGTGGCATCTTTTATTTTTACGCGTCGTTAAAAACACGTTTAGCCGATCGCTTATTGGGTAGCAGAGTTCAAAGGTTGAGAACAAAATTAAAGATAAAATAA
- a CDS encoding pseudouridine synthase, with protein sequence MRLDKFLAHTGYGTRKSVKELLKSKKITVNELIVKDGKIHIQPETDKIHVAGERVDYQEFYYFMLHKPQGVISATEDNLHKTVIELLKPQDRLSNPFPVGRLDKDTEGLLLLTNDGALAHELLSPRKEVDKCYEAIIEGLIGEKEIEAFEKSITLEDGFRCRPAKLTVLSTDLVAQTANIQVIIHEGKFHQVKRMFEAVDRKVQYLKRLSMGPLELDNSLKIGHYRALTADELAQLKEFTK encoded by the coding sequence ATGCGCTTAGATAAATTTTTAGCACATACTGGTTACGGGACACGTAAATCGGTTAAAGAATTACTGAAAAGTAAAAAAATTACTGTAAATGAGTTGATAGTAAAAGACGGAAAGATTCATATTCAACCCGAAACAGACAAGATTCATGTTGCAGGAGAGAGAGTTGATTACCAAGAGTTTTACTATTTTATGCTGCATAAACCACAAGGTGTTATTAGTGCAACAGAAGATAATCTGCATAAAACCGTTATTGAATTATTAAAACCACAAGATCGATTGTCTAATCCTTTTCCAGTTGGGCGCTTAGATAAAGATACTGAGGGATTGCTATTGCTAACGAACGATGGCGCACTAGCTCATGAATTGCTTTCGCCTAGAAAAGAAGTCGATAAATGTTACGAAGCTATAATTGAAGGGTTGATTGGTGAAAAAGAAATTGAAGCTTTTGAAAAAAGCATTACATTAGAAGATGGATTTAGGTGCCGTCCTGCTAAACTGACAGTACTCTCAACAGATTTAGTTGCGCAAACAGCTAATATTCAAGTCATCATTCATGAAGGTAAATTTCATCAAGTCAAACGGATGTTTGAAGCGGTCGATCGAAAAGTTCAGTATTTAAAACGGCTGTCGATGGGACCGCTAGAGTTAGACAACTCTTTAAAGATTGGTCATTATCGAGCTTTAACGGCTGATGAACTAGCTCAATTAAAAGAATTCACAAAATAA
- the pepV gene encoding dipeptidase PepV — protein MVIDWKKEVSARKDEFLTDLVSLLKIDSVRNDSKATSEAPVGPGPKEALEAFLSLGERDGFITKNIDNLAGHIEYGSGDETLGVLAHVDVVPVGSGWDTNPFEPVIKDGRIYARGSSDDKGPGVAAYYALKIIKDLGLPVSKRVRFIIGTDEESGWMCMDRYFEVEEKPEFGFSPDAQFPIINGEKGILTMHVNTKGNNKGGKNELISFDAGLRENMVPQDATAVFNSQEAEKIEKDFYDFVENKSVTGTVSVEGDKVTIELNGKAAHAMEPRGGVNAATYLATFLNDYSFGGDAKSYLEMTAEFLHEDSRAEKLGLNYVDDVMGDVTMNPGIFTFTPESGGMIALNFRFPKGVSIEGIEIELDKKLGHYGVTLGRGKAQTPHYVSPEDPLVKTLLDVYARQTGLEAKEQTIGGGTYGRLFERGVAYGAMFPDSIDTMHQANEFMVVDDLTNAMSIYAEAIYELIK, from the coding sequence ATGGTTATAGACTGGAAAAAAGAAGTATCCGCTCGTAAAGATGAGTTTTTGACAGATTTAGTTTCATTGTTAAAAATTGATAGTGTTCGCAATGACAGCAAAGCAACAAGTGAAGCACCCGTTGGACCTGGTCCTAAAGAAGCTTTAGAAGCTTTTCTTTCACTAGGAGAACGCGATGGCTTTATTACTAAAAATATCGACAACCTAGCTGGACATATCGAGTATGGTTCAGGTGACGAAACTCTTGGAGTATTAGCACACGTTGACGTTGTGCCGGTTGGCTCAGGCTGGGATACGAATCCTTTCGAACCTGTTATAAAAGATGGCCGTATCTATGCACGTGGTTCAAGTGATGATAAAGGACCAGGAGTAGCAGCGTATTATGCTTTAAAAATTATTAAAGATTTAGGTTTGCCTGTTTCTAAACGTGTTCGTTTCATTATTGGAACAGATGAAGAGAGCGGTTGGATGTGTATGGACCGTTATTTTGAAGTAGAAGAAAAACCTGAATTTGGTTTCTCGCCAGATGCTCAATTTCCAATCATTAATGGAGAAAAAGGTATCTTAACCATGCATGTGAATACTAAAGGTAACAACAAAGGTGGCAAAAATGAGTTAATCAGTTTTGATGCAGGTTTGCGTGAAAATATGGTTCCTCAAGATGCAACAGCAGTATTTAATAGTCAAGAAGCAGAAAAAATCGAAAAAGACTTTTATGATTTCGTTGAGAATAAATCTGTCACAGGGACGGTATCTGTTGAAGGCGATAAAGTGACGATTGAACTTAACGGAAAAGCAGCCCATGCAATGGAGCCTCGTGGCGGAGTCAATGCGGCAACGTATCTAGCGACGTTTTTAAATGACTACTCATTTGGTGGCGACGCTAAATCGTATCTTGAAATGACGGCAGAATTCTTACATGAAGATTCAAGAGCAGAGAAATTAGGCTTGAACTATGTGGATGATGTGATGGGTGATGTAACAATGAATCCTGGGATTTTTACTTTCACACCTGAAAGTGGAGGCATGATTGCCTTGAACTTCCGTTTCCCTAAAGGGGTTAGTATCGAAGGAATTGAGATTGAATTAGATAAAAAGTTGGGTCACTATGGCGTTACTTTAGGACGTGGAAAAGCCCAAACACCACATTATGTTTCACCTGAAGATCCATTGGTTAAAACATTGTTAGACGTCTATGCAAGACAAACAGGACTAGAAGCAAAAGAACAAACCATTGGTGGAGGCACTTATGGTCGTTTGTTTGAACGTGGTGTTGCTTATGGCGCGATGTTCCCTGATAGTATTGATACCATGCACCAAGCTAATGAATTCATGGTGGTTGATGATTTAACAAATGCAATGAGCATTTATGCAGAAGCTATTTATGAATTAATCAAATAA
- the leuS gene encoding leucine--tRNA ligase yields MSFSHKKIEKKWQHHWKEQNTFKTTEDTEKEKFYALDMFPYPSGQGLHVGHPEGYTATDILSRVKRAQGYNVLHPMGWDAFGLPAEQYALDTGNDPAEFTAKNIETFRRQINSLGFSYDWEREINTTDPDYYKWTQWIFTKLYEKGLAYEAEVAVNWCPELGTVLANEEVIDGKSERGGYPVFRKPMKQWMLKITAYAERLLDDLELVDWPESIKEMQRNWIGKSVGATVKFSVQDSDQEFTVFTTRPDTLFGATYCVLAPEKELVGNITTSEQKETVEAYLKKVSLKSDLERTDLNKDKTGVFTGAYAINPVNSEKMPIWIADYVLASYGTGAIMAVPAHDQRDYDFAKTFDLTITPVLEGGDIAEEAFLEDGLHINSDFLNGLDKETSITKMNNWLEENKVGHPETTYRLRDWLFARQRYWGEPIPVIHWEDGTSTTLPDEELPLLLPKTEHIKPSGTGESPLANIKEWVNVVNPITGMKGRRDTNTMPQWAGSSWYFLRFIDPGNPDMLADPEKLKEWLPVDIYIGGAEHAVLHLLYARFWYKFLYDIGVVPTKEPFQKLFNQGMILGENNEKMSKSKGNVVNPDEVVEKFGADTLRMYEMFMGPLDASIAWDENGLEGSRKFLDRVWRLLVDEEGKLRDRITTINDGSLDLVYHQTVKKVTEDFEQLRFNTAISQLMIFVNEAYKAKALPVDYVKGFVQLLAPIAPHLGEELWSMLNTKDEGISYVVWPSYEESFLTQDEIEVVFQLNGKLKAKAKAPKEITKQELEDLALNNEKMKESLAGKTIRKVIVVPGRLVNIVAN; encoded by the coding sequence ATGAGTTTTAGTCATAAGAAAATTGAGAAAAAGTGGCAACACCACTGGAAAGAACAAAATACGTTCAAAACAACAGAAGATACAGAAAAAGAAAAGTTTTATGCGTTAGATATGTTTCCTTATCCGTCTGGTCAAGGATTACACGTTGGTCACCCTGAAGGATATACAGCAACAGATATTCTTTCACGGGTGAAACGTGCACAAGGATACAATGTTTTACATCCCATGGGCTGGGATGCTTTTGGACTACCAGCAGAACAATATGCTTTAGATACGGGAAATGATCCTGCTGAATTTACGGCGAAAAATATTGAAACGTTCAGACGTCAAATCAATTCATTAGGCTTTAGTTATGATTGGGAACGCGAGATTAATACAACGGATCCTGATTACTATAAATGGACTCAATGGATTTTTACTAAATTATATGAAAAGGGCTTAGCTTATGAAGCAGAAGTAGCGGTTAACTGGTGTCCAGAATTAGGAACTGTTTTAGCAAATGAAGAAGTGATTGATGGCAAAAGCGAACGTGGCGGGTATCCGGTTTTTCGTAAACCAATGAAACAATGGATGTTAAAAATTACGGCATACGCAGAACGTTTATTAGATGATTTAGAATTAGTCGATTGGCCTGAAAGTATTAAAGAGATGCAGCGCAATTGGATAGGCAAGTCTGTTGGAGCTACTGTTAAATTTTCTGTTCAAGATTCAGATCAAGAATTTACGGTCTTCACAACACGTCCAGATACACTATTTGGAGCTACTTATTGTGTTTTAGCACCAGAAAAAGAGTTGGTAGGTAATATTACTACTTCAGAACAAAAAGAGACCGTTGAAGCTTACCTTAAAAAAGTTAGCCTTAAAAGTGATTTAGAAAGAACAGATTTAAATAAGGATAAAACCGGTGTCTTTACGGGAGCTTATGCAATTAATCCAGTAAATAGCGAGAAAATGCCTATTTGGATTGCGGATTATGTTCTGGCTTCTTATGGTACGGGAGCTATTATGGCTGTGCCTGCGCACGATCAACGTGACTATGATTTTGCGAAAACATTTGATTTAACGATTACCCCAGTTCTTGAAGGCGGAGATATTGCAGAAGAAGCCTTTTTAGAAGATGGGTTACACATTAACTCCGATTTCTTAAATGGATTAGATAAAGAAACAAGTATCACTAAAATGAATAACTGGTTGGAAGAAAATAAAGTAGGTCACCCAGAAACAACATACCGTTTGCGTGATTGGTTGTTTGCTCGTCAACGCTATTGGGGAGAACCTATTCCAGTTATTCATTGGGAAGATGGAACATCTACTACTCTGCCTGATGAAGAGTTGCCATTATTGTTACCAAAAACAGAACACATAAAACCTAGTGGAACAGGCGAGTCACCATTAGCAAATATTAAAGAATGGGTAAATGTAGTCAATCCTATTACTGGTATGAAAGGTCGTCGCGATACAAATACGATGCCACAATGGGCAGGCAGTTCATGGTATTTCTTACGTTTTATCGATCCTGGAAATCCTGATATGCTAGCTGATCCTGAAAAACTGAAGGAATGGTTGCCTGTCGATATTTATATTGGTGGAGCAGAACATGCTGTATTGCATCTATTGTATGCCCGTTTCTGGTATAAATTTTTATATGATATTGGAGTTGTACCGACAAAAGAACCTTTCCAAAAATTATTTAATCAAGGAATGATTCTTGGAGAAAATAATGAGAAGATGTCTAAATCAAAAGGCAATGTTGTCAATCCTGATGAAGTTGTCGAAAAATTTGGTGCAGATACGTTACGGATGTATGAAATGTTTATGGGTCCATTAGATGCATCAATTGCTTGGGATGAAAATGGATTAGAGGGTAGCCGTAAGTTCTTAGATCGCGTTTGGCGCTTATTGGTTGATGAAGAAGGCAAATTACGCGATCGCATTACGACTATCAATGATGGTTCGTTAGATCTTGTTTACCATCAAACAGTAAAAAAAGTAACAGAAGATTTTGAACAGCTGCGTTTTAACACGGCTATTTCACAATTGATGATTTTTGTAAACGAAGCTTACAAAGCGAAAGCTTTACCAGTCGATTACGTAAAAGGGTTTGTTCAGTTGCTAGCGCCAATCGCACCTCACTTAGGCGAAGAGCTATGGTCTATGCTCAATACTAAGGACGAAGGTATTTCTTATGTAGTATGGCCAAGTTACGAAGAATCATTCCTAACACAAGACGAAATTGAAGTCGTTTTTCAATTAAATGGTAAATTAAAAGCTAAAGCTAAAGCGCCAAAAGAAATAACAAAACAAGAATTAGAAGATTTAGCTTTGAATAATGAAAAAATGAAAGAATCATTAGCAGGTAAAACGATTCGAAAAGTGATTGTTGTTCCTGGAAGATTGGTTAATATTGTAGCAAACTAA